A region of the Dyadobacter sp. CECT 9275 genome:
CCGCCCGCCTGCTGCACAGCCATTTCAGCACTTTTCACTTTATCCATTCCCTGCACCATCACTTTGGAATTTTCGGGCACCCGTTTCGCAATCAGGCTGGACGAGACACTGCTGATCGCAATGGTGAGCAATATCCATAACGAAAACTGGGTAAGCCCCACCAGCGCCACACCGATGATCTTGCCCATCATCAGCTGAAAGGGTTTCACCGATGAGATGATGACTTCCACAATCCTGTTGGTTTTCTCTTCCGTAATGCCACGCATTACCTGGGTTCCATAGATCAGTACGGAAAGGTAAATCAAAAATCCGCAGATCACTCCAATGGCGGTGGCAGCGCCCGAACTGCTCGTTTTTTCGCCTTCATCACTCAGGCTGATGGTTTCCGAACTTACGTTCACGCGGGAATCTTCCAGAATTTTATGCGTAATTCCCGCCCGCGACAATTTTATGTTCTCAATTTCCCGCTCTATCGTCTTTTCAATATCTCCTTTGAGCTCCATGCTCACATTTTTAGCAGCATAAATCCGCACACCTTTAGGTTCCCGGATCACCTCCCGGGGAATGTATACCAGTGCGTTTGCACCACTTTTCTGAAAATTTGATTTTGCCGAATTAATCGTACTGCTGAGGTATTTGAATTTTATAGCTTCGGAATCCTTAAATTCATTTTTAAAAAGTCCGCTTTCATCAATAACCTGCACCGTTTTGGTATCCACAGAGCCCATCGCAATCCATATCACTGCGGCATAAAATCCGGCAAAAAGCAAGGGGCCCAGAAATGTCATAATCAGAAATGACTTTTTCTTAACCCGTACCAGATATTCTCTTCTGATGACTAAAAATATATTACGCATGCATTTGTCTGATTAATTTTAAGATATCAATTTTACCAAAGTAATAATTGCTTTACGCTTCCGGAACTTCGTTTACAGCCTTCATAAAAATCTCACTCATCGTCGGAATATTTTCTCCGAATGACCGTATTTCAACCTTGTTCACCAGATGTTTCAGCAAATCATTTGAGGTAACCCCTTCCGACAAATGGATATCTGTGCGGTAATAATTACTTTCGAGTTCCCTGGTTTTCCTGACCGTATACCAGGGCTCCGAATCATCTATAATACCTCTGTATTCAACAAAATAGGTATTCGTTTTAAAATCCTCTTTAATTTGCAGTTTCGGCCCGTCCAGCACCTTTTTCGACTTGTGTATCAATGCAATATGATCACAGAGCTCTTCCACAGTTTCCATCCGGTGTGTTGAAAAAATAATGGTACTGCCTTTTTGTTTCAGCTCAAGAATTTCGTCCCGGATCAGATTGGCGTTGATAGGGTCAAACCCTGAAAACGGCTCATCCAGAATAATGAGGTCAGGCTCATGCAAAACTGTAGAGACGAACTGCACCTTCTGCTGCATCCCTTTAGAAAGATCCGATACCGTTTTATCCCACCAACTCTTAATGTCAAATTTCACAAACCATACCTTGAGTTTTTCCATGGCTTCTTTTTGCGACAAACCTTTGAGCTGTGCCAGGTACAGAAGCTGCTCACCCACCTTCATTTTTTTATACAGGCCGCGTTCCTCCGGCAAATATCCTATTCTTGAAATATGACTTTCGTTCAGCAGCTTACCATCAAACAATATCTGTCCCTGGTCCGGTCCTGTGATCTGATTGACAATACGGATCAGCGAGGTTTTACCGGCTCCGTTTGGTCCCAAAAGACCAAAAATACACCCTTTGGGAACCTGAATACTTACATCATCCAGAGCCCGGTGGCTTGCATAGTCCTTTGTAATATGCTGAATATCAATAATGTTCATAGGCTGATTATGAAGAGCAAAACTAAAATTTCCCACTTTCAGATAACCCCGATGAAAGGTAAAAGTGAGAATAAACCTCAATGGAGCTCAAAGATGCAAAGTATCTCATATTTTCCAAATGCCAGAAATGATAAATAACCCGATTCCAGAGATAAGCGGTATATGGAAGCAGTTTAGCGGAGGACAGTATTTGATCCACCTGTTCTGGAAACGATTACTTGACTAGCGAAATTCCGTTTTTTTTAAATAACCCGTGGAAATAAGCTAAAAGGAGCTGTAGCAAAAAAAGGTTGCCTCCGGCACACAACCCGTGCCAAAGACAACCTCTTCGTCTTAGTATATCTCAAATATATTTCTCCCTGATCTGAAAAAGGATCCAGAAGCCGATCAGGCCACCTATGATAAACGAAAGGATCTGAAGCTGGATCAGGCTGCTTACCAGGCTGATCAGCATAGCATAGTAAATCAGATTCCACCCCGCTCTTTTCCTTGCCCTCAGCGGACTGAACGCCATCAGGTAAAGTATAATAGTTACCACTGCGATGATGATACCAAAATAAAAGTAAAAACCACCGCCGTAGGCAGTAGCTCCTAATCCGATTGCAGCTCCTCCCAAACCTGCTGCGGTAAGCAGCCCGATCAGCCCCAGTATGGAGAAAATCAGCATCAGATAAGGCCCATACTGAACCAGTACTTCTTTCACATTGTCGGGAAAAGCAGGAAATTTCTCAAGAAAAATCGGTTCGAGTTCTTTTTCTAATATTAGTTTAGGCTCCATGTACTGTAAGTATTTGAGTTTGAATTAAAAATTTCTGAAAGCTATGGAAATTGCCCTGAACTTTCAATTTTACACCCTGCCTTACACTAATTATCGGGTCTTTACTTATCCATCGGCTGGATATTGAGTACCAATATGTTAATCCTCAGGATAAGGTACGTAAATAAATCCCGAGAATTCACCAATCAGCGCAAAGAGACAGCAGTATTCGTCAGGCTCTTTGTAATTCTCCTTAAAAAGCAAAACCGACTCCTCTCCGATCAGTTTACGTCCCACAAATTCTTCCATATAAGAAGCACGGTACTCATAACGATTCCCGAGTTCACCGGGGCCGATCAGCAGAAGGCCCAGATCCACGTCACCATTGGCTATCACAAATACCGGGTTTTCTGAAAATTTTCTCTGACGTATCTGATAAGAAGCCTCCTTCAGCTGGTCCGAAACTTTCACAAAATCTGCGGACACCAGGCCCATAATTTTGATGTTCAGCTCCGGAGAGTTGGCATCGTCCATCAGGGCATTTTCATTACTATTGTTAATCATACTGTTATTTTAAACTGTCAGCCGCTGGGTATTAGCTCTTTTTATTAATACTGTTAAAGTCCGGCAGGAAATGCTCACATTCTGGCTGCCATCAGCAACGCAAGATCTTTGTAACGCATATTAAAACTCCGTGCAATATGCGAGTTTGTCAGTGTACCCTTGTGCGCGTATACCCCTTTCATAAACCACCGATTGGCGTAAATCATTTCTTCTATGCCACCAATGGTACCTGTTCTTAACAAAAAAGGCAGAAAAACGTTGCTCAGTGCTGTACTTGCCGTGTGCGACACCCGGGACGGGATGTTGGGTACGCAGTAGTGGATCACATCGTTGTACTTAAAAACAGGGTCTTTGTGTGTGGTCATCCGGGAAGTTTCAAAAGAGCCGCCCTGATCAATACTCACGTCGATTACCACCGATCCGGGTTTCATCTGATCAATCATCTCGCGGCTTACCACCATGGGACTGAAAGAATTCTCCGCACGCATCGTACCGATCACCACGTCTGCCCGGCTGATGGCTTCGGACAACGTATCCGAGTCGATGATGGAGGTGTACAGGTTCTGCCCGACGGCATATTTCAATCTTTGTAACCTGTATATATGTTTATCAAAAACCTTTACATCGGCACCCACTCCCAGGGCCGCCCGGGTTGCGAATTCGGCAACGGTACCTGCACCCAGTATCACAATTTTTGTTGGAGGTACTCCTGTAATTCCACCGAGTATCACCCCTCTGCCACCATTGGAATTGGAGAGATATTCCGCCGCGATCAGCAGCACCGTGCTGCCGGCAATCTCTCCCATGGCACGGATAATCGGCTTCCCTCCTACCTTGTCCTCAATAAGCTCATAGCCGATGCCGGTTATTTTTGCTTCGTTCAATTTTTCAAAATATTTCTTCTCAAGAGAAGGCAGGTTCAAAGCGGAGATTACGGTGGTTCCGGCTTTGACGTGCACAAATTCCTCCTCCACCAATGGCTCCACTTTAAGGATCAGATTGGCCTGATACACCTCTTTTGGACTGTGCACAATACGCGCACCCGCTTCGCTGTAGTCATGGTCCGAGAGGTTTGCCCCGTTACCTGCACCACTTTCTACCCACACCTCATGACCATTACGAACCAGTATTCCAACAGCGTCCGGCGTAAGCCCGATCCGGCTTTCCTGCAACGATACCTCCCGCGGCAATCCGATGTGCAATGAGTTCTGATCCTTCTTTACTGCCACCATGGATTCCTGAGGATACAAAACCGACTGTTTTGCAAGTTCTTCAAAACCGGTTATCTGTTGCTGCGCCATTTTTAAATAATAAGTATCGGATGATTTATGATGTGTAGTTTCCTTAAAACTGTTCCATAGATGTTGTCTGTACTTTCCGTTAACCGATCCTTTGGGCTTCCAGAAGCCTTTCACCGTTTTGGAGCAAATGAAGATTAATAAGCAAATACCGCTGCGGCCAAAGTGATTCAATATTTTCCGGCCATTCGACAAAACAAAAATGCCCCGAGTCAAAATACTCTTCTATTCCTATATCCAGTGCCTCCGTCTCGTCCTTGATACGATAAAAGTCGAAATGATAAACAATTTCTTTTTCAGGACCGCTGTATTCGTTCACCAAAGCAAAAGTGGGACTATGAACCAGCGTTGTAATTCCAAGATTTTGACAGAGTGTTTTGATGATCGTCGTCTTCCCGGCCCCCATCTGCCCTTGAAAAAGCCAGACATGATAATCCTTACCCCATGCCATTAAACCTTCACAAACGGCATCCAGATCTGTCAGTTCTTTGAAGCGAAAGGTTGCGGGTGTTAAGTTCATGATACAAAAATACCATATTTTGGAAACAGTAAACACTTTTTGGAAACCTCATTTCTACCGGCATCCATACAAAGGGCATACAATAATCCTGCCATGACTTTTCCGCAGGCAGAATGCAGGAAAATCATGGCAGGAAAATAGGTGTATGATGTACATTATAAGTAGCCTCCAGAGAACCGCCATCAACCACTTGCCT
Encoded here:
- a CDS encoding ABC transporter permease produces the protein MRNIFLVIRREYLVRVKKKSFLIMTFLGPLLFAGFYAAVIWIAMGSVDTKTVQVIDESGLFKNEFKDSEAIKFKYLSSTINSAKSNFQKSGANALVYIPREVIREPKGVRIYAAKNVSMELKGDIEKTIEREIENIKLSRAGITHKILEDSRVNVSSETISLSDEGEKTSSSGAATAIGVICGFLIYLSVLIYGTQVMRGITEEKTNRIVEVIISSVKPFQLMMGKIIGVALVGLTQFSLWILLTIAISSVSSSLIAKRVPENSKVMVQGMDKVKSAEMAVQQAGGVDNPVAEVMKAVNSLNIPLIIGTFLFYFIGGYLLYSALFGAVGAAVDNDADTQQFMFPITMPIIFSFVFAQFVLRDPDGGLAFWTSIIPFTSPIVMMVRIPFGVPAWELILSMVLLVMGFAGTIWIAARIYRVGILMYGKKVTYKELAKWIFYK
- a CDS encoding ABC transporter ATP-binding protein; translation: MNIIDIQHITKDYASHRALDDVSIQVPKGCIFGLLGPNGAGKTSLIRIVNQITGPDQGQILFDGKLLNESHISRIGYLPEERGLYKKMKVGEQLLYLAQLKGLSQKEAMEKLKVWFVKFDIKSWWDKTVSDLSKGMQQKVQFVSTVLHEPDLIILDEPFSGFDPINANLIRDEILELKQKGSTIIFSTHRMETVEELCDHIALIHKSKKVLDGPKLQIKEDFKTNTYFVEYRGIIDDSEPWYTVRKTRELESNYYRTDIHLSEGVTSNDLLKHLVNKVEIRSFGENIPTMSEIFMKAVNEVPEA
- a CDS encoding alanine dehydrogenase; amino-acid sequence: MAQQQITGFEELAKQSVLYPQESMVAVKKDQNSLHIGLPREVSLQESRIGLTPDAVGILVRNGHEVWVESGAGNGANLSDHDYSEAGARIVHSPKEVYQANLILKVEPLVEEEFVHVKAGTTVISALNLPSLEKKYFEKLNEAKITGIGYELIEDKVGGKPIIRAMGEIAGSTVLLIAAEYLSNSNGGRGVILGGITGVPPTKIVILGAGTVAEFATRAALGVGADVKVFDKHIYRLQRLKYAVGQNLYTSIIDSDTLSEAISRADVVIGTMRAENSFSPMVVSREMIDQMKPGSVVIDVSIDQGGSFETSRMTTHKDPVFKYNDVIHYCVPNIPSRVSHTASTALSNVFLPFLLRTGTIGGIEEMIYANRWFMKGVYAHKGTLTNSHIARSFNMRYKDLALLMAARM
- the tsaE gene encoding tRNA (adenosine(37)-N6)-threonylcarbamoyltransferase complex ATPase subunit type 1 TsaE, which translates into the protein MNLTPATFRFKELTDLDAVCEGLMAWGKDYHVWLFQGQMGAGKTTIIKTLCQNLGITTLVHSPTFALVNEYSGPEKEIVYHFDFYRIKDETEALDIGIEEYFDSGHFCFVEWPENIESLWPQRYLLINLHLLQNGERLLEAQRIG